The proteins below are encoded in one region of Paenibacillus sp. YYML68:
- a CDS encoding aspartate-semialdehyde dehydrogenase, whose amino-acid sequence MSNQKLFNVAVVGATGAVGEQIIRLLDERNFPIQQLKLLSSARSAGKKVTFKGQEITLEEAKPESFEGVDIALFSAGGDVSRALVPEAIKHGTVCVDNTSAFRMDAETPLVVPEVNIDKVNDHKGVIANPNCSTIQMVQTLKPLYDRYGIKQIIVSTYQAVSGAGASAINEMLRQSREALEGNDVNPDILPVGSLPKKHQIAFNAIPQIDKFVDNGFTYEEMKMINETKKIMGDESLQVTATCVRIPVVYGHSESVYVELKSDFDIEEVKQLLANAPGIVLQDNPEEQLYPLATEATGKLETFVGRVRRDLHNPRALNMWIVSDNLLKGAAWNAVQIAEYIAIEQN is encoded by the coding sequence ATGTCGAATCAGAAATTGTTTAACGTTGCCGTTGTTGGGGCAACAGGAGCCGTAGGAGAACAAATTATTCGTCTGCTAGACGAGCGGAACTTCCCTATTCAACAATTGAAGCTGTTATCGTCCGCACGTTCGGCCGGCAAGAAGGTTACGTTCAAGGGTCAGGAGATTACGCTGGAGGAAGCGAAGCCTGAGAGCTTCGAGGGCGTCGACATTGCGCTGTTCAGCGCAGGCGGCGATGTAAGCCGTGCCCTCGTGCCGGAAGCAATCAAGCATGGAACGGTATGCGTCGATAACACCAGTGCATTCCGTATGGACGCGGAGACGCCTCTTGTCGTGCCGGAAGTCAATATTGACAAGGTGAACGACCACAAGGGTGTCATTGCGAACCCGAACTGCTCGACGATTCAGATGGTGCAGACATTGAAGCCACTGTATGACCGTTATGGCATCAAGCAAATTATTGTGTCCACGTATCAGGCTGTATCGGGTGCGGGTGCGAGCGCGATCAACGAGATGCTTCGTCAATCTCGTGAGGCGCTGGAAGGTAATGATGTCAATCCGGACATCTTGCCCGTAGGCTCCTTGCCGAAGAAGCATCAAATCGCCTTCAACGCGATTCCACAGATCGACAAGTTTGTCGATAACGGCTTTACGTACGAAGAGATGAAGATGATCAACGAGACGAAGAAGATTATGGGTGACGAGTCGCTTCAGGTTACGGCAACGTGCGTGCGTATTCCAGTCGTATACGGTCACTCGGAGTCTGTCTACGTCGAGCTGAAGTCTGATTTCGATATCGAGGAAGTGAAGCAGCTGCTCGCGAATGCGCCGGGTATCGTGCTCCAGGACAATCCGGAGGAGCAGCTTTATCCGCTTGCAACGGAAGCAACGGGCAAGCTCGAGACATTCGTAGGCCGCGTGCGTCGCGACCTGCATAACCCGCGTGCGCTGAACATGTGGATCGTATCGGATAACCTTCTGAAGGGTGCCGCATGGAACGCGGTGCAGATTGCGGAATATATCGCGATTGAACAGAACTAA
- a CDS encoding dipicolinate synthase subunit B, with amino-acid sequence MDWKNITVGFALTGSHCTFEEVMPQIKRFVDAGAKVVPIVSNTIMTTDTRFGTSANWQKQLKDITGNDIISSIVDAEPLGPSKLLDVMVIAPCTGNTTSKLANAMTESPVLMAAKAQMRNQRPLVLAISTNDGLGLNAMNVGKLLITKNIYFVPYGQDAPTAKPNSLVARMDLIMETCEAALQGKQLQPMLIERFNY; translated from the coding sequence ATGGACTGGAAAAACATAACGGTAGGCTTCGCATTGACGGGCTCGCATTGCACCTTTGAGGAGGTTATGCCTCAGATCAAGCGTTTCGTCGACGCAGGGGCAAAGGTTGTGCCGATCGTCTCGAATACGATCATGACGACGGACACACGGTTCGGTACGTCTGCAAATTGGCAAAAACAGTTGAAAGACATCACAGGAAATGATATTATTTCTTCAATTGTAGATGCCGAGCCGCTCGGACCTTCCAAGCTGCTGGACGTGATGGTTATTGCGCCCTGCACGGGCAACACGACGAGTAAGCTGGCCAACGCGATGACCGAAAGTCCGGTTCTGATGGCCGCCAAGGCGCAGATGCGCAACCAGCGTCCTCTGGTGCTGGCCATTTCGACGAACGATGGACTCGGACTGAATGCGATGAATGTCGGGAAGCTGTTGATCACGAAGAACATCTATTTCGTTCCATACGGTCAAGATGCGCCGACGGCTAAGCCGAATTCGCTCGTGGCCCGCATGGATTTAATTATGGAGACTTGCGAGGCGGCGCTTCAAGGCAAGCAGCTGCAGCCGATGCTGATTGAAAGATTTAATTATTGA
- the dpsA gene encoding dipicolinate synthase subunit DpsA, which translates to MLTGMQIGIIGGDARQLEVIQKCSELDATVVLIGFDNLQNGFSGISKTELTAEALKDLDAVILPAVGTDDQGRVDSLFSSQEMYLTEELMAALPKQATVFTGMAKPYLRSLCANADIVLVELLDRDDVAIYNSIPTAEGAIMMAIQNSDITIHGSSCMVLGFGRTGFTLARTLHGMGAHVKVGIHRPEYYARAHEMGLSPFYTSELISHASKTDFVFNTIPSLIITPQVIANLPHRALIIDLASKPGGTDFRFAEKRGVKAMLAPGLPGIVAPKTAGRIMADTITRIMMQQAKDKEE; encoded by the coding sequence GTGTTGACCGGAATGCAAATCGGGATCATCGGCGGAGACGCCAGACAGCTCGAAGTGATTCAGAAATGCTCGGAGCTCGATGCTACCGTCGTGCTGATCGGTTTTGACAACCTGCAGAACGGATTCAGCGGAATTTCGAAGACGGAGCTGACAGCCGAAGCGCTCAAGGACCTCGATGCCGTCATTTTGCCAGCCGTCGGTACAGACGATCAGGGACGTGTCGACAGCTTGTTTTCATCCCAGGAGATGTATCTCACGGAGGAGCTCATGGCTGCGCTCCCGAAGCAAGCAACTGTGTTCACCGGAATGGCGAAGCCCTACCTGCGCAGTCTGTGCGCAAATGCAGACATTGTACTGGTAGAGCTGCTAGACCGCGATGATGTTGCCATCTACAACTCGATTCCGACCGCAGAGGGCGCGATCATGATGGCCATCCAGAACTCCGACATTACGATCCACGGGTCTTCATGTATGGTGCTTGGCTTCGGCAGAACCGGCTTCACACTAGCCCGGACGCTGCATGGCATGGGCGCTCATGTGAAGGTAGGCATTCATCGGCCGGAGTATTACGCAAGAGCGCATGAAATGGGTCTGAGCCCGTTCTATACGAGTGAGCTGATCTCGCATGCATCGAAGACCGACTTCGTCTTCAATACGATTCCGTCTCTCATCATTACACCGCAAGTGATCGCGAATTTGCCTCACCGCGCACTCATTATCGATCTGGCGTCTAAGCCCGGCGGTACGGACTTCCGATTCGCGGAGAAGCGCGGGGTGAAGGCGATGCTAGCACCAGGATTGCCCGGCATTGTCGCTCCGAAGACAGCTGGCCGCATTATGGCGGACACGATTACACGCATCATGATGCAGCAAGCGAAAGACAAGGAGGAATAA
- the dut gene encoding dUTP diphosphatase, whose protein sequence is MSNPFEVQIKRLPGNEDISLPRKMSELASGFDIYAAVSEPVVLQPGERALVPSGFALAMPAQLEAQIRPRSGLALKHGITSLNSPGTIDADYRGEVKVLLINHGQEPFTIERNERIAQLVFQQVPHVQLQQVDELDDTVRGAGGFGHTGTN, encoded by the coding sequence TTGTCTAATCCGTTCGAGGTACAGATTAAACGGCTGCCTGGCAATGAGGACATCTCGCTTCCGCGTAAAATGTCCGAGCTCGCCAGCGGCTTCGATATCTATGCGGCGGTCAGCGAGCCAGTCGTGCTGCAGCCGGGAGAGCGAGCGTTAGTTCCGTCTGGCTTCGCACTGGCGATGCCGGCACAGCTCGAGGCGCAAATTCGACCGCGCAGCGGTCTGGCGCTGAAGCATGGCATCACCTCGCTGAACTCGCCCGGCACGATTGATGCCGATTACCGCGGCGAGGTGAAGGTGCTGCTCATCAATCACGGCCAGGAGCCGTTCACGATCGAGCGCAACGAGCGTATCGCCCAGCTCGTATTCCAGCAGGTACCTCACGTGCAGCTGCAACAGGTGGACGAGCTGGATGACACGGTGCGTGGAGCCGGAGGCTTCGGGCATACCGGTACGAACTAA
- a CDS encoding pitrilysin family protein, with the protein MDKYTLSNGLRVVVEKIPTCRSVAFGIWVKTGSRNENETNNGISHFIEHMLFKGTDKYSAKEIAEIFDGIGGNVNAFTSKEYTCYYCKVLDEHLPLAVEVLSDMFFNSVFDPEELEKEKNVIYEEIAMYEDTPDDMVHDLIARAAFGEHRLGQTIIGTQQNLEPMTRDTLKSYMKEQYTPANTVVAIAGNIGDDVLQLIERHFQSFTGSPAEQESSKLDFRSDLEYFQKKTEQNHICLSLPGLAVSDEQLYATVLLNNAIGGGMSSRLFQEIREKRGLAYSVYSYHTSYQDGGMFTIYTGTAPKQTAEVLKVTMEMLHDLKQNGLTPAELRKGKEQMKGSLILSLESTSSRMNRLGKNELMLGRHYSLDEIIARIERVEMEQIEELTASLLSKPFALAMVGASDAVISGMRRDQLV; encoded by the coding sequence TTGGACAAATATACCCTCAGTAACGGCTTGCGGGTCGTCGTGGAAAAAATACCAACGTGCCGCTCCGTTGCGTTCGGCATTTGGGTCAAAACTGGCTCCCGCAACGAAAATGAAACCAATAACGGCATATCCCACTTTATCGAGCACATGCTCTTTAAGGGGACGGACAAATATTCAGCTAAGGAGATCGCTGAAATATTCGACGGCATTGGCGGTAACGTCAACGCGTTCACCTCCAAGGAATATACGTGCTACTATTGCAAGGTGCTGGACGAGCATTTGCCCCTCGCGGTCGAGGTGCTCTCCGACATGTTCTTCAACTCCGTGTTCGATCCGGAGGAGCTGGAGAAGGAGAAGAATGTGATCTATGAAGAAATCGCGATGTATGAGGATACACCGGATGATATGGTGCACGATCTCATCGCACGAGCAGCGTTCGGCGAGCATAGACTCGGTCAGACGATCATTGGTACGCAGCAAAACCTGGAGCCAATGACAAGGGATACGTTGAAGTCGTACATGAAGGAGCAATATACGCCTGCGAACACAGTCGTTGCGATCGCCGGCAATATCGGCGACGACGTCCTGCAGCTCATCGAGCGACACTTCCAGTCCTTCACAGGCAGTCCGGCCGAGCAGGAGAGCTCTAAGCTCGATTTCCGCAGTGATCTGGAATATTTCCAGAAGAAGACGGAGCAGAACCATATTTGCTTGTCGTTGCCGGGTCTTGCTGTATCTGACGAGCAGCTGTATGCGACGGTGCTGCTGAATAACGCTATAGGCGGGGGCATGAGCTCCAGGCTATTCCAGGAAATTCGTGAGAAACGGGGATTGGCTTATTCGGTCTACTCGTATCATACCTCTTATCAGGATGGCGGCATGTTCACGATCTACACCGGTACGGCGCCGAAGCAGACGGCCGAGGTGCTGAAGGTAACGATGGAGATGCTGCACGATCTGAAGCAGAACGGCTTGACGCCTGCCGAGCTGCGCAAGGGCAAGGAGCAGATGAAGGGAAGTCTCATTCTGAGCCTAGAGAGCACAAGCAGCCGCATGAACCGCCTCGGTAAGAACGAGCTGATGCTGGGGCGTCATTACAGCCTGGATGAGATCATCGCCCGCATCGAGCGTGTGGAGATGGAGCAGATCGAGGAGCTGACGGCAAGCCTGTTGTCCAAGCCGTTCGCGCTGGCGATGGTAGGAGCGTCAGATGCGGTCATCTCCGGCATGAGGAGGGACCAGCTTGTCTAA
- a CDS encoding polysaccharide deacetylase family protein, which produces MNRNKRHLLWFTAVSLTGVLLVMRQSDDVSLFVQHARQSAAEQSGFTLTSSFEHAALETWSRQDSAGERREQALEFYKTEAKKRDVAPIDAKVDGVWRAIPGYNGLAVDIEQSMEAAKSQAYQLPLPVKVREVLPTIGLDQLGPQPIYKGNPAKPMVALMINVAWGDEYIPSMLETLKQEEVKATFFLDGMWLSKHVPTAKLLLEEGHELGNHAYSHKNMSTLSRAQNAEEIAKTEKLLKEQVGYSNKLFAPPSGDFNSTTVEVAHEMKLRTILWTLDTVDWKHPPPQSIVRKIATRVEPGSLILMHPTDSSSQALKGMIQAIKAKNLQLGTVSDVLSSKRIGSEVESASQ; this is translated from the coding sequence ATGAATCGGAACAAGCGTCATTTGCTATGGTTCACAGCGGTCAGCCTGACGGGCGTGCTGCTCGTGATGCGGCAGTCGGACGATGTCAGTCTGTTCGTTCAACATGCCAGACAGTCGGCAGCAGAGCAGAGCGGATTCACGCTAACAAGCTCCTTTGAGCATGCCGCTCTTGAGACGTGGAGTCGACAGGACAGCGCGGGGGAAAGACGGGAGCAGGCGCTCGAATTTTATAAGACCGAGGCCAAGAAGCGGGATGTAGCACCGATTGATGCGAAGGTGGACGGTGTCTGGAGGGCTATTCCAGGTTACAACGGGCTTGCTGTTGATATCGAGCAGTCGATGGAGGCGGCGAAGTCGCAGGCGTATCAGCTGCCGCTGCCGGTCAAGGTCCGCGAGGTACTTCCTACGATCGGACTCGATCAGCTCGGGCCGCAGCCAATCTATAAGGGAAACCCGGCCAAGCCGATGGTCGCACTGATGATCAACGTTGCGTGGGGCGACGAATATATACCCTCGATGCTGGAGACGTTGAAGCAGGAAGAGGTGAAGGCGACCTTCTTCCTTGATGGGATGTGGCTGAGCAAGCACGTGCCAACGGCCAAGCTGCTGCTGGAGGAAGGACATGAGCTCGGGAATCATGCCTATTCGCATAAAAATATGAGCACACTGTCCCGTGCGCAAAACGCCGAGGAAATCGCGAAGACCGAGAAGCTGCTGAAGGAGCAGGTCGGCTACTCGAACAAGCTGTTCGCACCGCCATCCGGTGATTTCAACTCGACGACGGTCGAGGTTGCGCATGAGATGAAGCTCCGTACGATTCTGTGGACGCTCGATACGGTCGATTGGAAGCATCCACCTCCGCAATCGATCGTCCGTAAAATCGCAACACGCGTCGAGCCTGGTTCTCTAATTCTGATGCATCCGACAGACTCGAGCAGCCAAGCGCTCAAAGGAATGATTCAAGCGATCAAGGCGAAGAACCTGCAGCTTGGAACGGTTAGCGACGTCCTGTCGTCGAAGCGCATTGGCAGCGAGGTTGAGTCGGCTTCGCAATAA
- the pnp gene encoding polyribonucleotide nucleotidyltransferase — MESRVQMDMGGRPLILETGRLAKQANGAVVAKYGDTVVLCTVTASAEPKDLDFFPLTVNYEERLYSVGKIPGGFIKREGRPSEKAILASRLTDRPIRPLFPEGFRNDVQIVAIVMSVDQDCSPEMAAMIGTSAALSISDVPFNGPVGGVIVGRVDGQFVINPTLAQAEKSDIHLVVAGTKDAIMMVEAGSDEVSEEVMLEAIMFGHDEIRKIVATQEELVAAAGKPKMEVKLHEVDAEVSRAVRDFAQAKLVEAVKIPEKHARQDAIDAVNAEAKEHFIAVYAETPDKMDDVKETLYDIVKEEVRRLITHDKVRPDGRGLDEIRPIECDINLLPRTHGSGLFTRGQTQALSICTLGALGDVQILDGIDLEESKRFMHHYNFPPFSVGEARPLRPPGRREIGHGALGERALEAVIPDETSFPYTIRLVSEVLESNGSTSQASICASTLAMMDAGVPIKAPVAGVAMGLIKDGEHFSILTDIQGMEDHLGDMDFKVAGTEKGITALQMDIKIDGIDRSILSQSLEQAKKGRMHILGKMMERISEPKKELSQYAPKIVTMQINPDKIRDVIGAGGKIINKIIEETGVKIDIEQDGRVFIASSNSEMNEKARQIIEGIVREVIVGETYLGTVRRIEKFGAFVELLPGKDGLVHISQLSTERVAKVEDVVKIGDQITVKVTEIDAQGRVNLSRKAVLAPPVQPQA, encoded by the coding sequence ATGGAAAGCAGAGTACAGATGGATATGGGCGGCAGACCGCTTATTCTGGAAACGGGCAGACTCGCCAAGCAAGCGAACGGCGCAGTTGTGGCCAAGTACGGCGATACGGTGGTGCTGTGTACGGTTACCGCTTCAGCGGAGCCGAAGGATCTCGACTTCTTCCCGCTCACCGTGAATTACGAGGAGCGTCTATATTCCGTAGGTAAAATTCCGGGTGGCTTCATCAAGCGTGAAGGGCGTCCGAGCGAGAAGGCGATTCTTGCCAGCCGACTGACAGATCGTCCGATTCGTCCGTTGTTCCCGGAAGGGTTCCGCAACGATGTACAGATCGTAGCGATCGTCATGAGCGTAGATCAGGATTGCTCTCCGGAGATGGCAGCTATGATCGGTACGTCTGCTGCTCTTAGCATCTCCGATGTGCCATTCAACGGACCGGTAGGCGGCGTCATCGTCGGTCGGGTGGACGGTCAGTTCGTCATTAACCCGACGCTTGCCCAGGCGGAGAAGAGCGACATCCATCTCGTCGTTGCAGGTACGAAGGATGCGATTATGATGGTTGAAGCCGGCTCTGACGAAGTGTCGGAGGAAGTGATGCTTGAGGCAATCATGTTCGGTCATGACGAGATTCGCAAAATCGTCGCGACGCAGGAAGAGCTCGTTGCCGCTGCTGGCAAGCCGAAGATGGAAGTGAAGCTTCATGAGGTGGATGCTGAGGTAAGCCGCGCTGTTCGCGATTTCGCCCAAGCGAAATTAGTCGAAGCGGTGAAAATTCCGGAGAAGCACGCGAGACAAGACGCCATTGATGCAGTTAATGCGGAAGCGAAGGAGCACTTCATCGCCGTTTACGCGGAAACGCCAGATAAGATGGACGATGTGAAGGAAACGCTCTATGACATCGTGAAGGAAGAGGTTCGCCGCCTCATTACGCATGACAAGGTGCGTCCGGACGGCCGCGGACTCGACGAAATTCGCCCAATCGAATGCGACATCAACCTGCTGCCGCGCACACACGGCTCCGGCTTGTTCACACGCGGTCAGACGCAGGCGCTGTCGATTTGTACACTTGGTGCGCTCGGTGATGTGCAGATTCTCGATGGTATCGATCTCGAGGAGTCGAAGCGCTTCATGCATCATTATAACTTCCCGCCGTTCAGCGTAGGTGAGGCAAGACCGCTCCGTCCTCCAGGCCGCCGCGAGATTGGTCACGGTGCACTCGGCGAGCGCGCGCTGGAAGCTGTCATTCCGGACGAGACGTCGTTCCCATACACAATTCGTCTTGTATCTGAGGTGCTCGAATCGAACGGATCGACATCGCAGGCGAGTATTTGCGCGAGCACACTGGCGATGATGGACGCAGGCGTTCCGATCAAGGCTCCGGTAGCCGGCGTAGCGATGGGTCTCATTAAGGACGGCGAGCATTTCTCCATCTTGACCGATATTCAAGGTATGGAAGACCATCTCGGTGACATGGACTTCAAGGTAGCGGGTACGGAGAAGGGCATCACGGCGCTGCAGATGGACATTAAGATCGACGGCATCGATCGCAGCATACTGAGCCAATCGCTCGAACAGGCGAAGAAGGGTCGTATGCACATTCTGGGTAAAATGATGGAGCGCATCTCCGAGCCGAAGAAGGAGCTCTCCCAATATGCGCCTAAGATTGTCACCATGCAGATTAATCCGGACAAAATTCGCGATGTCATCGGCGCAGGCGGCAAGATCATTAACAAGATCATTGAAGAGACGGGCGTTAAGATCGACATCGAGCAGGATGGCCGCGTATTCATCGCTTCCTCCAACAGCGAGATGAACGAGAAGGCGCGTCAAATTATCGAGGGCATCGTGCGCGAGGTGATCGTGGGCGAGACGTATCTGGGTACGGTTCGCCGCATCGAGAAGTTCGGCGCATTCGTAGAGCTTTTGCCGGGTAAGGATGGATTAGTTCATATTTCCCAGCTGTCCACAGAGCGCGTAGCGAAGGTCGAGGACGTCGTGAAGATCGGAGATCAGATTACGGTTAAGGTGACCGAGATCGACGCTCAGGGTCGTGTGAACCTGTCCCGCAAGGCGGTTCTTGCACCACCTGTCCAGCCGCAAGCTTAA
- the rpsO gene encoding 30S ribosomal protein S15 has product MALTQERKQELIQTHKTHESDTGSPEVQIAILTENIVNLTGHLKTHKKDHHSRRGLLKMVGQRRKLLTYLKDKDVQRYSALIAKLGLRR; this is encoded by the coding sequence ATGGCATTGACACAAGAGCGCAAGCAGGAATTGATTCAAACACACAAGACGCATGAGAGCGACACAGGATCCCCTGAAGTTCAGATCGCGATCTTGACTGAGAACATCGTGAACTTGACAGGTCACCTGAAGACGCACAAGAAGGATCATCATTCGCGTCGCGGACTTCTGAAGATGGTCGGCCAACGCCGTAAGCTTCTGACGTACCTGAAGGATAAGGACGTTCAGCGCTACAGTGCACTGATCGCGAAGCTCGGACTTCGCCGTTAA
- a CDS encoding bifunctional riboflavin kinase/FAD synthetase, with amino-acid sequence MQTIFLTYPTQPQQAIVNQLQVLAIGDFDGVHLGHQEVIGRAVQRSREMQAASAIMTFHPHPRQLLGMETYVHLLTPLEAKCEAFSRIGVDRTYVTAFSESFMRVSPEHFVENMLMPLQLHTVFVGFDFTFGHKGAGTPDTLCELARGRFAVEIVRPYQLHGEKVSSTRIRRLLQEGQAKEAAELLGRPYTLSGEVVHGDARGRTIGFPTANISLKDPYVRPANGVYAVRAHVRGGTYGGVMNVGVKPTFSDGLVPSLEAHLFDFEEQIYGETVRVELIDFIRSERKFASVQELVDRIKVDAELARQLLV; translated from the coding sequence ATGCAGACGATCTTCTTAACATATCCTACCCAGCCGCAGCAAGCAATCGTGAATCAGCTGCAGGTGCTGGCGATCGGTGACTTCGATGGGGTGCACCTCGGTCATCAAGAAGTGATTGGCCGAGCTGTTCAGCGAAGCAGAGAGATGCAGGCGGCAAGCGCGATCATGACGTTCCATCCACATCCGAGGCAGCTGCTTGGGATGGAGACGTACGTCCATCTCCTCACACCGTTAGAAGCGAAGTGTGAGGCATTCTCCCGTATCGGCGTTGACCGAACGTATGTGACCGCGTTCAGCGAGTCGTTCATGCGAGTGAGCCCTGAGCATTTTGTCGAAAACATGCTGATGCCGCTCCAGCTTCACACGGTGTTCGTCGGCTTCGACTTCACCTTCGGGCATAAGGGGGCGGGAACACCGGATACGCTGTGCGAGCTCGCGAGAGGCCGCTTCGCCGTTGAGATCGTGCGTCCGTATCAGCTGCACGGGGAGAAGGTGAGCAGTACCCGTATCCGTAGACTGCTGCAGGAGGGACAAGCCAAGGAGGCAGCCGAGCTACTCGGTCGTCCCTACACGCTCTCAGGTGAGGTGGTGCACGGAGACGCCCGCGGCCGAACGATCGGATTCCCAACGGCGAACATCAGCTTGAAGGACCCATACGTGCGTCCGGCGAATGGCGTCTATGCCGTGCGAGCCCATGTGCGCGGGGGAACGTATGGCGGTGTCATGAACGTAGGCGTGAAGCCGACCTTCTCCGATGGACTCGTCCCGTCACTGGAGGCGCACCTGTTCGACTTCGAGGAGCAGATCTACGGGGAGACGGTCCGCGTAGAACTGATCGACTTCATTCGTTCGGAACGTAAGTTTGCGTCGGTACAAGAGCTGGTCGATCGAATCAAGGTTGATGCCGAGCTGGCTAGACAGCTGCTTGTATGA
- the truB gene encoding tRNA pseudouridine(55) synthase TruB, whose translation MTIEGVLPIWKPKGFTSHDVVAKVRRMLKIKRIGHTGTLDPQVTGVLPLCIGKATRIVEYIQDLPKEYEAVLKLGLATDTEDLTGTVVASMDNVRELLSPEQAMEAALRFVGEIEQVPPMYSAVKVDGKRLYELARQGAEVERKSRAVTIYKLEVLETDWSGEHPMIRFRALCSKGTYIRTLCVDIGKALGVPAVMAELVRTSTGNLTPDRCLTLEQVQELVDQGALESRLVSVEEALRHLPYVTLEPEQAAKAKLGQKVRLNEAQKSQVDKLEPPLNSQIAAYDRDQAQGAERIVGIFEWNQAASVLEPVKVLSQADEKSR comes from the coding sequence ATGACGATAGAAGGTGTATTGCCGATTTGGAAGCCGAAGGGCTTCACGTCGCACGACGTTGTAGCCAAGGTGCGGCGAATGCTTAAGATCAAGCGTATAGGACATACAGGCACGCTCGATCCTCAAGTGACGGGCGTGCTTCCGTTATGTATAGGGAAAGCAACGCGTATTGTCGAGTATATACAAGATTTACCCAAGGAATATGAGGCGGTTCTAAAGCTTGGACTAGCGACGGATACGGAGGACTTGACCGGTACGGTGGTCGCTTCGATGGACAACGTGCGTGAGCTCCTGTCCCCTGAGCAGGCGATGGAAGCAGCCTTGCGCTTCGTCGGCGAGATCGAACAGGTTCCGCCGATGTATTCGGCCGTCAAGGTGGATGGCAAGCGTCTGTATGAGCTGGCTAGACAAGGTGCGGAGGTTGAGCGGAAGTCACGAGCGGTGACGATCTATAAGCTCGAGGTGCTGGAGACGGACTGGAGCGGCGAGCATCCGATGATACGCTTTCGTGCGCTATGCTCCAAGGGAACGTACATACGTACGCTGTGCGTTGACATCGGCAAGGCGCTCGGCGTACCGGCTGTGATGGCGGAGCTCGTTCGAACGTCAACAGGGAACCTGACTCCTGATCGCTGTCTTACGCTCGAGCAGGTGCAGGAGCTCGTTGACCAAGGCGCTCTTGAGTCGAGACTCGTTTCCGTTGAGGAGGCTCTTCGGCATCTGCCGTATGTAACACTGGAGCCGGAGCAGGCAGCTAAGGCGAAGCTTGGCCAGAAGGTGCGGCTTAATGAAGCCCAGAAGTCGCAGGTGGACAAGCTGGAGCCGCCATTGAACAGCCAAATTGCCGCCTATGATCGGGATCAGGCGCAAGGTGCTGAGCGTATCGTCGGCATCTTTGAATGGAATCAAGCGGCATCCGTGCTTGAGCCGGTGAAGGTGTTATCGCAAGCGGATGAGAAGAGTAGGTGA
- a CDS encoding bifunctional oligoribonuclease/PAP phosphatase NrnA has product MSEMSYAVQLSAAAEFIRTNDDFLVVSHIQPDGDAAGSTFGVAWMLTALRKRFTLINEGRMPDKFLYMAGGLPIVNQEQDVLDRSFNRVICVDCADYERFGRVHTCFSEDVQLLNIDHHATNDLYGHVNLVRSDAAATVEVLYDLAKELGLVFSDELNVCIYSGLLTDTGGFRYPNTSPKVLQIAADMLARGVRGHELAEKLLETLTYPQVSLLKSSLNTLSFSPDKRIAWLSISTHDMAASNASSEDTDGLVNYARNVEGVEVGLLFKEKKPGVVKVSFRSGGRANVAEIAQRFGGGGHVLASGCTIEGTLAEAIEQVVKEVGLALS; this is encoded by the coding sequence ATGAGCGAAATGAGCTACGCTGTTCAGCTTAGCGCGGCAGCCGAGTTCATTCGCACGAACGACGATTTCCTGGTGGTGTCCCACATCCAGCCGGATGGGGACGCCGCAGGCTCGACGTTCGGTGTCGCTTGGATGCTAACGGCTTTGCGTAAGCGGTTTACGTTGATCAATGAAGGGCGCATGCCAGACAAGTTCTTGTATATGGCAGGTGGTTTGCCGATCGTCAATCAGGAGCAGGATGTGCTTGATCGCTCATTCAACCGTGTCATATGTGTTGATTGTGCCGATTACGAACGGTTCGGTCGTGTACATACATGCTTCAGCGAAGATGTGCAGCTGTTGAATATTGATCATCATGCAACGAACGACTTGTACGGGCATGTTAATCTTGTACGCAGCGACGCCGCGGCTACGGTCGAGGTGCTGTACGATCTGGCTAAGGAGCTCGGTCTTGTATTCAGCGATGAGCTGAACGTATGTATCTACTCGGGACTGTTGACGGATACTGGAGGCTTCAGATACCCGAATACGTCACCGAAGGTGCTGCAGATCGCAGCTGATATGCTGGCGCGCGGTGTTCGTGGTCATGAGCTTGCAGAGAAACTGTTGGAGACGTTGACGTATCCGCAGGTGTCACTGTTAAAGTCGAGCCTGAACACGCTGTCGTTCTCGCCGGATAAGCGGATCGCTTGGCTGTCTATATCGACACACGATATGGCTGCCTCGAACGCCTCGAGTGAGGACACAGACGGTCTGGTCAATTATGCACGCAACGTCGAAGGTGTCGAGGTCGGCTTGCTGTTTAAGGAGAAGAAGCCAGGTGTCGTGAAGGTGAGCTTTCGCTCCGGTGGTCGGGCGAACGTAGCCGAGATCGCGCAGCGGTTCGGCGGCGGCGGACACGTACTCGCCTCGGGCTGTACGATCGAAGGGACGCTTGCTGAAGCGATTGAGCAAGTCGTGAAGGAAGTAGGGCTGGCGCTGTCATGA